One Engraulis encrasicolus isolate BLACKSEA-1 chromosome 5, IST_EnEncr_1.0, whole genome shotgun sequence DNA segment encodes these proteins:
- the cnot3a gene encoding CCR4-NOT transcription complex subunit 3a isoform X6: MADKRKLQGEIDRCLKKVAEGVEQFEDIWQKLHNAANANQKEKYEADLKKEIKKLQRLRDQIKTWVASNEIKDKRQLVENRKLIETQMERFKVVERETKTKAYSKEGLGLAQKVDPAQKEKEETEQWLTNTIDNLNMQVDQFESEVESLSVQTKKRKGDKEKQDRIEELKRLIERHRYHIRMLETILRMLDNDSVQVDAIHKIKDDVEYYIDSSQDPDFEENEFLYDDLDLEDLPATALMATSPQGNNLEDDMFLPSSSTPTSTTSSSPIPPSPATGTTNSEEDKKRGRSTDSEVSQSPVKNGNPSHLSFSSSSSSSSGSTPSSVSMATVVGGGPTAVSSGGGGGGLLGSFSTVVQQHPVQSQSQQPPLQPQQQPPQQPQQPQTKTPTTPTPLPSNSTPSPHSHPTLPTSSTTPSLPSSSTPAPATPNAQPPVSSVPNSAASALGLGLGLGLGKAGVTVPSSSAQMPGGALGLSGMPGSMSTMAGLLSTSTPTPYAQAAAAGGVGSAPGGQVGSGAGSGGVSTGASSVVGAGVGGGAGATSNGTGSSLGLLGSSPGHGALGASILGLVPGQTSSLQGPPQVPHSPVGTAPGSGSSVGVLGGNGSSTGAVGAGVGGNGAPARPPSVLKQNGGTSYSAVVADNTPDSTLNSGSQSQSSQPTSLSSSGNPPLDNGPSLLSSITLPPSSPSPSFTDTTPGGGSLLNGPHSYTPNSEVIKAPEPLSSLAAMAKRAALGPALDGEISSLHLSERDIFMSSSAPSGPPVAPQPAVSEVNLPPSLGVCPLGPTPLSKEQLYQQAMQESAWTHMPHPSDSERIRQYLMRNPCPTLPFHHQVPPHHSDSIEFYQRLSTETLFFIFYYLEGTKAQYLSAKALKKQSWRFHTKYMMWFQRHEEPKTITDEFEQGTYIYFDYEKWGQRKKEGFTFEYRYLEDRDLQ, translated from the exons ATGGCTGATAAAAGAAAACTACAAG GTGAAATAGATCGATGTTTGAAAAAAGTTGCAGAAGGTGTCGAACAGTTTGAAGACATTTGGCAAAAG TTACACAATGCAGCCAACGCCAACCAGAAGGAAAAATATGAGGCTGACCTCAAGAAGGAGATCAAAAAGCTCCAA CGACTACGAGACCAGATTAAGACATGGGTGGCATCCAACGAGATCAAGGATAAGAGGCAGCTAGTGGAGAACCGCAAGCTGATCGAGACG CAAATGGAGCGGTTCAAAGTGGTGGAGAGGGAGACGAAAACGAAAGCCTACTCCAAGGAGGGCCTGGGGTTGGCCCAAAAAGTGGACCCCgcacagaaggagaaggaggaaacggAACAGTGGCTAACG AATACGATAGACAACCTAAACATGCAGGTGGACCAGTTTGAGAGTGAAGTGGAGTCCCTGTCTGTCCAGACCAAGAAAAGGAAGGGAGACAAAGAG AAACAAGACCGCATCGAGGAGCTGAAGCGGCTGATCGAGCGGCACCGGTACCATATCCGCATGCTGGAGACCATCCTGCGAATGCTGGACAACGACTCGGTGCAGGTGGACGCCATCCACAAGATCAAGGACGACGTGGAGTACTACATCGACTCCTCGCAGGACCCCGACTTCGAGGAGAACGAGTTCCTCTACGACGACCTGGACCTGGAAGACCTAC CAGCTACAGCTCTCATGGCCACGTCTCCTCAAGGTAACAACTTGGAGGACGACATGTTCCTGCCCTCAAGCAGCACGCCCacgtccaccacctcctcctcgccCATCCCGCCATCGCCCGCAACTGGCACAACG AACTCGGAAGAGGACAAGAAGAGAGGGCGATCTACGGACAGTGAAGTTAGCCAG TCGCCTGTGAAAAATGGAAACCCGTCGCacttgtccttctcctcctcgtcgTCCTCGTCCTCGGGCTCCACCCCCTCCTCGGTGTCCATGGCGACGGTGGTGGGGGGCGGTCCCACGGCGGTCTccagcggcggcggtggcggcggcctCCTGGGCAGCTTCAGCACGGTGGTGCAGCAGCACCCGGTCCAGTCCCAATCCCAGCAGCCCCCActacagccgcagcagcagccccCACAGCAACCGCAGCAGCCACAGACCaagacccccaccacccccacccccctgccctcAAACAGCACTCCCAGCCCCCACAGCCACCCCAcactccccacctcctccaccaccccgtCCCTGCCCAGCTCCAGCACCCCGGCGCCGGCCACGCCAAACGCCCAGCCCCCCGTGTCCTCGGTGCCCAACTCGGCCGCCTCGGCCCTGGGCCTGGGGCTCGGCCTGGGCCTGGGCAAGGCCGGCGTGACGGTGCCCAGCAGCTCGGCCCAGATGCCCGGTGGCGCCCTGGGCCTGTCGGGGATGCCCGGCTCCATGAGCACCATGGCGGGCctgctctccacctccaccccgaCCCCGTACGCCCAGGCGGCGGCGGCGGGAGGGGTGGGCAGCGCCCCCGGCGGACAAGTAGGGAGCGGCGCGGGCAGCGGCGGCGTCTCCACGGGAGCCAGCAGCGTGGTGGGAGCCGGAGTAGGAGGAGGCGCGGGGGCCACCAGCAACGGCACGGGCTCCTCGCTGGGCCTGCTGGGCTCCAGCCCTGGGCACGGGGCCCTCGGAGCCAGTATCTTGGGCCTGGTGCCGGGACAGACGTCGTCTCTACAGGGGCCGCCTCAGGTTCCCCACAGCCCCGTGGGCACGGCCCCTGGCTCGGGGTCCAGCGTGGGCGTCCTCGGGGGTAACGGGAGCAGCACAGGGGCAGTGGGAGCGGGAGTCGGGGGCAACGGAGCTCCAGCCAGACCACCCAGTGTTCTCAAACAGAATGGAGGCACAA GTTACAGCGCCGTTGTCGCGGACAACACGCCTGACTCCACCCTCAACAGCGGTAGCCAATCACAGAGCAGCCAGCCCACGTCGCTCAGTTCCTCGGGCAACCCACC GCTGGATAACGGCCCCAGTCTCCTGAGCTCCatcaccctccccccctcctcgccATCCCCCTCCTTCACAGACACCACGCCCGGCGGAGGCAGTCTGCTCAACGGCCCGCACTCCTACACGCCCAACTCTGAGGTCATCAAG gcCCCTGAGCCGTTGAGTTCTCTGGCAGCCATGGCAAAGAGGGCAGCCCTGGGCCCAGCACTGGATGGAGAGATTTCCTCCCTACATCTCTCAGAGAGAG ACATCTTCATGAGCTCGTCGGCCCCCAGCGGGCCCCCCGTGGCTCCCCAGCCGGCCGTGTCGGAGGTGAACCTGCCGCCGTCGTTAGGGGTGTGTCCCCTGGGCCCCACGCCCCTCTCCAAAGAGCAGCTCTACCAGCAGGCCATGCAGGAGTCCGCATGGACACACATGCCCCACCCCTCGGACTCAGAGaggatcag GCAGTACCTGATGAGGAACCCGTGCCCCACCCTGCCCTTCCATCACCAGGTGCCCCCCCACCACTCCGACTCCATCGAGTTCTACCAGAGACTGTCCACAGAgaccctcttcttcatcttctactACCTGGAG GGTACCAAGGCACAGTATTTGTCCGCTAAAGCTCTTAAGAAACAGTCGTGGAGGTTCCACACAAAGTACATGATGTGGTTCCAGAGGCACGAGGAGCCCAAGACCATCACCGACGAGTTTGAACAG GGCACATACATCTACTTTGACTACGAGAAGTGGGGCCAGCGCAAGAAGGAAGGTTTCACCTTTGAATATCGCTACCTGGAGGACCGAGACCTGCAGTGA
- the cnot3a gene encoding CCR4-NOT transcription complex subunit 3a isoform X2, producing MADKRKLQGEIDRCLKKVAEGVEQFEDIWQKLHNAANANQKEKYEADLKKEIKKLQRLRDQIKTWVASNEIKDKRQLVENRKLIETQMERFKVVERETKTKAYSKEGLGLAQKVDPAQKEKEETEQWLTNTIDNLNMQVDQFESEVESLSVQTKKRKGDKEKQDRIEELKRLIERHRYHIRMLETILRMLDNDSVQVDAIHKIKDDVEYYIDSSQDPDFEENEFLYDDLDLEDLPATALMATSPQGNNLEDDMFLPSSSTPTSTTSSSPIPPSPATGTTENSEEDKKRGRSTDSEVSQSPVKNGNPSHLSFSSSSSSSSGSTPSSVSMATVVGGGPTAVSSGGGGGGLLGSFSTVVQQHPVQSQSQQPPLQPQQQPPQQPQQPQTKTPTTPTPLPSNSTPSPHSHPTLPTSSTTPSLPSSSTPAPATPNAQPPVSSVPNSAASALGLGLGLGLGKAGVTVPSSSAQMPGGALGLSGMPGSMSTMAGLLSTSTPTPYAQAAAAGGVGSAPGGQVGSGAGSGGVSTGASSVVGAGVGGGAGATSNGTGSSLGLLGSSPGHGALGASILGLVPGQTSSLQGPPQVPHSPVGTAPGSGSSVGVLGGNGSSTGAVGAGVGGNGAPARPPSVLKQNGGTSYSAVVADNTPDSTLNSGSQSQSSQPTSLSSSGNPPLDNGPSLLSSITLPPSSPSPSFTDTTPGGGSLLNGPHSYTPNSEVIKVRPSPPSQVKPPPPPPDTQGGLWDRQWPSAPEPLSSLAAMAKRAALGPALDGEISSLHLSERDIFMSSSAPSGPPVAPQPAVSEVNLPPSLGVCPLGPTPLSKEQLYQQAMQESAWTHMPHPSDSERIRQYLMRNPCPTLPFHHQVPPHHSDSIEFYQRLSTETLFFIFYYLEGTKAQYLSAKALKKQSWRFHTKYMMWFQRHEEPKTITDEFEQGTYIYFDYEKWGQRKKEGFTFEYRYLEDRDLQ from the exons ATGGCTGATAAAAGAAAACTACAAG GTGAAATAGATCGATGTTTGAAAAAAGTTGCAGAAGGTGTCGAACAGTTTGAAGACATTTGGCAAAAG TTACACAATGCAGCCAACGCCAACCAGAAGGAAAAATATGAGGCTGACCTCAAGAAGGAGATCAAAAAGCTCCAA CGACTACGAGACCAGATTAAGACATGGGTGGCATCCAACGAGATCAAGGATAAGAGGCAGCTAGTGGAGAACCGCAAGCTGATCGAGACG CAAATGGAGCGGTTCAAAGTGGTGGAGAGGGAGACGAAAACGAAAGCCTACTCCAAGGAGGGCCTGGGGTTGGCCCAAAAAGTGGACCCCgcacagaaggagaaggaggaaacggAACAGTGGCTAACG AATACGATAGACAACCTAAACATGCAGGTGGACCAGTTTGAGAGTGAAGTGGAGTCCCTGTCTGTCCAGACCAAGAAAAGGAAGGGAGACAAAGAG AAACAAGACCGCATCGAGGAGCTGAAGCGGCTGATCGAGCGGCACCGGTACCATATCCGCATGCTGGAGACCATCCTGCGAATGCTGGACAACGACTCGGTGCAGGTGGACGCCATCCACAAGATCAAGGACGACGTGGAGTACTACATCGACTCCTCGCAGGACCCCGACTTCGAGGAGAACGAGTTCCTCTACGACGACCTGGACCTGGAAGACCTAC CAGCTACAGCTCTCATGGCCACGTCTCCTCAAGGTAACAACTTGGAGGACGACATGTTCCTGCCCTCAAGCAGCACGCCCacgtccaccacctcctcctcgccCATCCCGCCATCGCCCGCAACTGGCACAACG GAGAACTCGGAAGAGGACAAGAAGAGAGGGCGATCTACGGACAGTGAAGTTAGCCAG TCGCCTGTGAAAAATGGAAACCCGTCGCacttgtccttctcctcctcgtcgTCCTCGTCCTCGGGCTCCACCCCCTCCTCGGTGTCCATGGCGACGGTGGTGGGGGGCGGTCCCACGGCGGTCTccagcggcggcggtggcggcggcctCCTGGGCAGCTTCAGCACGGTGGTGCAGCAGCACCCGGTCCAGTCCCAATCCCAGCAGCCCCCActacagccgcagcagcagccccCACAGCAACCGCAGCAGCCACAGACCaagacccccaccacccccacccccctgccctcAAACAGCACTCCCAGCCCCCACAGCCACCCCAcactccccacctcctccaccaccccgtCCCTGCCCAGCTCCAGCACCCCGGCGCCGGCCACGCCAAACGCCCAGCCCCCCGTGTCCTCGGTGCCCAACTCGGCCGCCTCGGCCCTGGGCCTGGGGCTCGGCCTGGGCCTGGGCAAGGCCGGCGTGACGGTGCCCAGCAGCTCGGCCCAGATGCCCGGTGGCGCCCTGGGCCTGTCGGGGATGCCCGGCTCCATGAGCACCATGGCGGGCctgctctccacctccaccccgaCCCCGTACGCCCAGGCGGCGGCGGCGGGAGGGGTGGGCAGCGCCCCCGGCGGACAAGTAGGGAGCGGCGCGGGCAGCGGCGGCGTCTCCACGGGAGCCAGCAGCGTGGTGGGAGCCGGAGTAGGAGGAGGCGCGGGGGCCACCAGCAACGGCACGGGCTCCTCGCTGGGCCTGCTGGGCTCCAGCCCTGGGCACGGGGCCCTCGGAGCCAGTATCTTGGGCCTGGTGCCGGGACAGACGTCGTCTCTACAGGGGCCGCCTCAGGTTCCCCACAGCCCCGTGGGCACGGCCCCTGGCTCGGGGTCCAGCGTGGGCGTCCTCGGGGGTAACGGGAGCAGCACAGGGGCAGTGGGAGCGGGAGTCGGGGGCAACGGAGCTCCAGCCAGACCACCCAGTGTTCTCAAACAGAATGGAGGCACAA GTTACAGCGCCGTTGTCGCGGACAACACGCCTGACTCCACCCTCAACAGCGGTAGCCAATCACAGAGCAGCCAGCCCACGTCGCTCAGTTCCTCGGGCAACCCACC GCTGGATAACGGCCCCAGTCTCCTGAGCTCCatcaccctccccccctcctcgccATCCCCCTCCTTCACAGACACCACGCCCGGCGGAGGCAGTCTGCTCAACGGCCCGCACTCCTACACGCCCAACTCTGAGGTCATCAAGGTGCGCCCCAGTCCGCCCAGTCAAGTcaagcccccaccaccaccaccagacaccCAAGGTGGACTCTGGGACAGACAGTGGCCTAGT gcCCCTGAGCCGTTGAGTTCTCTGGCAGCCATGGCAAAGAGGGCAGCCCTGGGCCCAGCACTGGATGGAGAGATTTCCTCCCTACATCTCTCAGAGAGAG ACATCTTCATGAGCTCGTCGGCCCCCAGCGGGCCCCCCGTGGCTCCCCAGCCGGCCGTGTCGGAGGTGAACCTGCCGCCGTCGTTAGGGGTGTGTCCCCTGGGCCCCACGCCCCTCTCCAAAGAGCAGCTCTACCAGCAGGCCATGCAGGAGTCCGCATGGACACACATGCCCCACCCCTCGGACTCAGAGaggatcag GCAGTACCTGATGAGGAACCCGTGCCCCACCCTGCCCTTCCATCACCAGGTGCCCCCCCACCACTCCGACTCCATCGAGTTCTACCAGAGACTGTCCACAGAgaccctcttcttcatcttctactACCTGGAG GGTACCAAGGCACAGTATTTGTCCGCTAAAGCTCTTAAGAAACAGTCGTGGAGGTTCCACACAAAGTACATGATGTGGTTCCAGAGGCACGAGGAGCCCAAGACCATCACCGACGAGTTTGAACAG GGCACATACATCTACTTTGACTACGAGAAGTGGGGCCAGCGCAAGAAGGAAGGTTTCACCTTTGAATATCGCTACCTGGAGGACCGAGACCTGCAGTGA
- the cnot3a gene encoding CCR4-NOT transcription complex subunit 3a isoform X5: MADKRKLQGEIDRCLKKVAEGVEQFEDIWQKLHNAANANQKEKYEADLKKEIKKLQRLRDQIKTWVASNEIKDKRQLVENRKLIETQMERFKVVERETKTKAYSKEGLGLAQKVDPAQKEKEETEQWLTNTIDNLNMQVDQFESEVESLSVQTKKRKGDKEKQDRIEELKRLIERHRYHIRMLETILRMLDNDSVQVDAIHKIKDDVEYYIDSSQDPDFEENEFLYDDLDLEDLPATALMATSPQGNNLEDDMFLPSSSTPTSTTSSSPIPPSPATGTTENSEEDKKRGRSTDSEVSQSPVKNGNPSHLSFSSSSSSSSGSTPSSVSMATVVGGGPTAVSSGGGGGGLLGSFSTVVQQHPVQSQSQQPPLQPQQQPPQQPQQPQTKTPTTPTPLPSNSTPSPHSHPTLPTSSTTPSLPSSSTPAPATPNAQPPVSSVPNSAASALGLGLGLGLGKAGVTVPSSSAQMPGGALGLSGMPGSMSTMAGLLSTSTPTPYAQAAAAGGVGSAPGGQVGSGAGSGGVSTGASSVVGAGVGGGAGATSNGTGSSLGLLGSSPGHGALGASILGLVPGQTSSLQGPPQVPHSPVGTAPGSGSSVGVLGGNGSSTGAVGAGVGGNGAPARPPSVLKQNGGTSYSAVVADNTPDSTLNSGSQSQSSQPTSLSSSGNPPLDNGPSLLSSITLPPSSPSPSFTDTTPGGGSLLNGPHSYTPNSEVIKAPEPLSSLAAMAKRAALGPALDGEISSLHLSERDIFMSSSAPSGPPVAPQPAVSEVNLPPSLGVCPLGPTPLSKEQLYQQAMQESAWTHMPHPSDSERIRQYLMRNPCPTLPFHHQVPPHHSDSIEFYQRLSTETLFFIFYYLEGTKAQYLSAKALKKQSWRFHTKYMMWFQRHEEPKTITDEFEQGTYIYFDYEKWGQRKKEGFTFEYRYLEDRDLQ, encoded by the exons ATGGCTGATAAAAGAAAACTACAAG GTGAAATAGATCGATGTTTGAAAAAAGTTGCAGAAGGTGTCGAACAGTTTGAAGACATTTGGCAAAAG TTACACAATGCAGCCAACGCCAACCAGAAGGAAAAATATGAGGCTGACCTCAAGAAGGAGATCAAAAAGCTCCAA CGACTACGAGACCAGATTAAGACATGGGTGGCATCCAACGAGATCAAGGATAAGAGGCAGCTAGTGGAGAACCGCAAGCTGATCGAGACG CAAATGGAGCGGTTCAAAGTGGTGGAGAGGGAGACGAAAACGAAAGCCTACTCCAAGGAGGGCCTGGGGTTGGCCCAAAAAGTGGACCCCgcacagaaggagaaggaggaaacggAACAGTGGCTAACG AATACGATAGACAACCTAAACATGCAGGTGGACCAGTTTGAGAGTGAAGTGGAGTCCCTGTCTGTCCAGACCAAGAAAAGGAAGGGAGACAAAGAG AAACAAGACCGCATCGAGGAGCTGAAGCGGCTGATCGAGCGGCACCGGTACCATATCCGCATGCTGGAGACCATCCTGCGAATGCTGGACAACGACTCGGTGCAGGTGGACGCCATCCACAAGATCAAGGACGACGTGGAGTACTACATCGACTCCTCGCAGGACCCCGACTTCGAGGAGAACGAGTTCCTCTACGACGACCTGGACCTGGAAGACCTAC CAGCTACAGCTCTCATGGCCACGTCTCCTCAAGGTAACAACTTGGAGGACGACATGTTCCTGCCCTCAAGCAGCACGCCCacgtccaccacctcctcctcgccCATCCCGCCATCGCCCGCAACTGGCACAACG GAGAACTCGGAAGAGGACAAGAAGAGAGGGCGATCTACGGACAGTGAAGTTAGCCAG TCGCCTGTGAAAAATGGAAACCCGTCGCacttgtccttctcctcctcgtcgTCCTCGTCCTCGGGCTCCACCCCCTCCTCGGTGTCCATGGCGACGGTGGTGGGGGGCGGTCCCACGGCGGTCTccagcggcggcggtggcggcggcctCCTGGGCAGCTTCAGCACGGTGGTGCAGCAGCACCCGGTCCAGTCCCAATCCCAGCAGCCCCCActacagccgcagcagcagccccCACAGCAACCGCAGCAGCCACAGACCaagacccccaccacccccacccccctgccctcAAACAGCACTCCCAGCCCCCACAGCCACCCCAcactccccacctcctccaccaccccgtCCCTGCCCAGCTCCAGCACCCCGGCGCCGGCCACGCCAAACGCCCAGCCCCCCGTGTCCTCGGTGCCCAACTCGGCCGCCTCGGCCCTGGGCCTGGGGCTCGGCCTGGGCCTGGGCAAGGCCGGCGTGACGGTGCCCAGCAGCTCGGCCCAGATGCCCGGTGGCGCCCTGGGCCTGTCGGGGATGCCCGGCTCCATGAGCACCATGGCGGGCctgctctccacctccaccccgaCCCCGTACGCCCAGGCGGCGGCGGCGGGAGGGGTGGGCAGCGCCCCCGGCGGACAAGTAGGGAGCGGCGCGGGCAGCGGCGGCGTCTCCACGGGAGCCAGCAGCGTGGTGGGAGCCGGAGTAGGAGGAGGCGCGGGGGCCACCAGCAACGGCACGGGCTCCTCGCTGGGCCTGCTGGGCTCCAGCCCTGGGCACGGGGCCCTCGGAGCCAGTATCTTGGGCCTGGTGCCGGGACAGACGTCGTCTCTACAGGGGCCGCCTCAGGTTCCCCACAGCCCCGTGGGCACGGCCCCTGGCTCGGGGTCCAGCGTGGGCGTCCTCGGGGGTAACGGGAGCAGCACAGGGGCAGTGGGAGCGGGAGTCGGGGGCAACGGAGCTCCAGCCAGACCACCCAGTGTTCTCAAACAGAATGGAGGCACAA GTTACAGCGCCGTTGTCGCGGACAACACGCCTGACTCCACCCTCAACAGCGGTAGCCAATCACAGAGCAGCCAGCCCACGTCGCTCAGTTCCTCGGGCAACCCACC GCTGGATAACGGCCCCAGTCTCCTGAGCTCCatcaccctccccccctcctcgccATCCCCCTCCTTCACAGACACCACGCCCGGCGGAGGCAGTCTGCTCAACGGCCCGCACTCCTACACGCCCAACTCTGAGGTCATCAAG gcCCCTGAGCCGTTGAGTTCTCTGGCAGCCATGGCAAAGAGGGCAGCCCTGGGCCCAGCACTGGATGGAGAGATTTCCTCCCTACATCTCTCAGAGAGAG ACATCTTCATGAGCTCGTCGGCCCCCAGCGGGCCCCCCGTGGCTCCCCAGCCGGCCGTGTCGGAGGTGAACCTGCCGCCGTCGTTAGGGGTGTGTCCCCTGGGCCCCACGCCCCTCTCCAAAGAGCAGCTCTACCAGCAGGCCATGCAGGAGTCCGCATGGACACACATGCCCCACCCCTCGGACTCAGAGaggatcag GCAGTACCTGATGAGGAACCCGTGCCCCACCCTGCCCTTCCATCACCAGGTGCCCCCCCACCACTCCGACTCCATCGAGTTCTACCAGAGACTGTCCACAGAgaccctcttcttcatcttctactACCTGGAG GGTACCAAGGCACAGTATTTGTCCGCTAAAGCTCTTAAGAAACAGTCGTGGAGGTTCCACACAAAGTACATGATGTGGTTCCAGAGGCACGAGGAGCCCAAGACCATCACCGACGAGTTTGAACAG GGCACATACATCTACTTTGACTACGAGAAGTGGGGCCAGCGCAAGAAGGAAGGTTTCACCTTTGAATATCGCTACCTGGAGGACCGAGACCTGCAGTGA